Proteins encoded in a region of the Verrucomicrobiota bacterium genome:
- a CDS encoding GIY-YIG nuclease family protein, translating to MSKPTIEEILALKPEARPRIYAYSIADKAHKDLLKVGQTTRDVKQRIAEQLKTANIKNYTIELDEVAERADGTTFTDHEVRAALVKKGFENNELEWVRCTLKDVKTVLTELRTGQRFTGTHSETFAMRAEQRAAVEKTHAYFHSIWNEDMHAVPRFLWNAKMRFGKTFTSYQLARKLGAKRVLVVTFKPAVEDAWQTDLESHVDFDGWQYLSRNSESDPTRISAKKPLVYFGSFQDLLGRDEVGNIKPKNTWLHRVKWDLVVFDEYHFGAWRDTAKELFEGEEEAVAKKELKYAADLADVNEDLSELSENETEFLPITTKAYLYLSGTPFKALATGEFIEEQIFNWTYTDEQRAKEEFAAKTPGKWNPYGALPQMRLLTYQMPEELVAIASGGEFNEFDLNAFFEASGEGKKAQFKHKSDVQKWLNIIRGGYASKAVEYLKTGTRPPFPYSDVRLLPYLQHSFWFLPNVAACHAMANLLGEKQNVFWRDYDAIVAAGSSAGIGLDALPPVRQAIGSGFDTKTITLSCGKLTTGITVPQWSSILMLRNLKSPETYFQSAFRVQSPWSIKNPNGDAPNAEEILKPVCFVFDFAPTRALRQLSEYGIGLSPGEPNPENAVKDLVSFLPVLAYDGANMTQIDAGGILDIAMAGTSATLLARKWESAMLVNVDNDTLRRVLDNPEAMAAVERIEGWRALGNNIIETIINKSEKVKALKNKAKEKDLSAKEKKQLTDEEKEYKSKRKLVQEKLIKFATRIPAFMYLTDFRENTLQDVITKIETDLFLTVTGLTVKDFHLLVDLKVFNTEQMNQAVFAFRRYEDSSLCYTGIESHEGLTHYGLYDTVVARDSGMH from the coding sequence ATGAGTAAGCCCACCATCGAAGAAATCCTTGCGCTGAAGCCGGAAGCCCGGCCGCGCATCTATGCCTACTCCATCGCTGACAAGGCCCACAAGGACCTGCTCAAGGTGGGGCAGACCACGCGCGACGTTAAGCAGCGCATCGCCGAGCAGCTCAAGACCGCCAATATCAAGAACTATACCATTGAGCTGGATGAGGTCGCCGAGCGCGCCGACGGCACAACCTTCACCGATCACGAGGTGCGCGCCGCCCTCGTCAAGAAAGGCTTTGAGAATAACGAGTTGGAATGGGTGCGCTGCACGCTCAAGGACGTGAAGACCGTCCTCACCGAGTTGCGCACCGGGCAGCGGTTCACCGGCACGCATTCGGAGACCTTCGCCATGCGCGCCGAGCAGCGCGCCGCCGTGGAGAAGACCCACGCTTATTTCCACTCCATCTGGAACGAAGACATGCACGCCGTCCCGCGCTTCCTGTGGAACGCGAAGATGCGCTTTGGCAAGACCTTCACCAGTTATCAGCTCGCGCGGAAACTCGGGGCCAAGCGCGTGCTGGTAGTGACATTCAAGCCGGCGGTGGAAGATGCGTGGCAGACGGACCTCGAATCCCACGTGGATTTCGACGGCTGGCAATACCTCTCCCGCAATTCCGAGAGCGATCCGACGCGGATCTCGGCCAAGAAACCGCTCGTCTATTTCGGTTCGTTCCAGGATTTGCTGGGGCGCGACGAGGTGGGGAACATCAAGCCGAAGAACACGTGGCTTCATAGGGTGAAATGGGATTTGGTCGTGTTTGACGAATACCACTTCGGCGCGTGGCGCGACACGGCCAAGGAACTATTTGAGGGCGAAGAAGAGGCGGTGGCCAAGAAAGAACTCAAATACGCCGCCGACTTGGCAGACGTGAACGAGGACCTGAGCGAACTCTCGGAGAACGAGACGGAGTTCCTGCCCATCACCACCAAGGCCTACCTCTACCTCTCCGGCACGCCGTTCAAGGCGCTGGCCACGGGCGAATTCATCGAGGAACAGATTTTCAACTGGACCTACACCGATGAGCAACGCGCCAAGGAAGAGTTCGCGGCGAAGACCCCTGGCAAGTGGAACCCCTACGGCGCGCTGCCGCAGATGCGGCTGCTCACGTATCAGATGCCAGAAGAGCTGGTGGCCATCGCAAGCGGCGGGGAGTTTAATGAGTTCGACCTCAACGCCTTCTTCGAGGCCTCGGGTGAAGGGAAGAAGGCGCAGTTCAAACACAAGAGCGATGTGCAAAAGTGGTTGAACATCATTCGCGGCGGGTATGCGTCCAAGGCGGTGGAGTATCTCAAGACCGGCACGCGGCCGCCGTTCCCGTATTCGGACGTGCGCCTGCTGCCGTATCTCCAGCATTCGTTCTGGTTCCTGCCCAATGTCGCGGCCTGTCACGCGATGGCGAACCTGCTCGGCGAGAAGCAAAACGTTTTCTGGCGTGATTACGATGCGATCGTCGCGGCTGGCTCTTCGGCAGGCATCGGGTTGGACGCGCTGCCGCCCGTGCGTCAGGCCATCGGCAGCGGCTTCGACACCAAGACCATCACGCTCTCCTGCGGCAAGCTCACCACCGGCATCACCGTGCCGCAGTGGTCATCCATCTTGATGCTGCGGAACCTCAAATCGCCGGAGACGTATTTTCAGTCGGCGTTTCGCGTGCAATCGCCGTGGTCCATCAAGAACCCCAACGGCGACGCCCCGAACGCGGAGGAAATCCTCAAGCCGGTCTGTTTCGTATTCGACTTTGCGCCCACGCGCGCGTTGCGGCAGCTCTCGGAATACGGGATCGGTCTTTCGCCCGGCGAGCCGAATCCGGAGAACGCCGTGAAGGATCTGGTATCGTTCCTGCCGGTGCTGGCCTACGACGGCGCGAACATGACACAGATTGATGCGGGCGGCATTCTCGATATCGCGATGGCCGGAACCTCGGCCACGCTGCTGGCGCGCAAGTGGGAATCAGCCATGCTGGTGAACGTGGATAACGACACTCTGCGCCGTGTCCTCGACAACCCCGAGGCGATGGCCGCCGTGGAGCGCATCGAAGGCTGGCGTGCTCTGGGCAACAACATTATCGAGACCATCATCAACAAGAGCGAGAAGGTCAAAGCCCTCAAAAACAAGGCGAAGGAGAAGGACTTGTCGGCAAAGGAGAAGAAGCAACTCACCGATGAGGAAAAGGAATACAAGTCCAAGCGGAAGCTGGTGCAGGAGAAGCTCATCAAGTTCGCCACGCGCATTCCGGCGTTCATGTATCTGACCGACTTCCGGGAGAACACGCTCCAGGACGTCATTACCAAGATTGAAACGGACTTGTTTCTGACCGTGACCGGTCTGACGGTAAAGGATTTCCACCTGCTCGTGGATCTCAAGGTGTTTAATACCGAGCAGATGAATCAAGCCGTCTTCGCCTTCCGGCGCTATGAGGATTCCTCGCTGTGCTACACGGGCATCGAGAGCCATGAAGGGCTCACACATTACGGTCTTTACGACACCGTGGTAGCGCGCGATTCAGGAATGCATTGA